One genomic window of Dama dama isolate Ldn47 chromosome 7, ASM3311817v1, whole genome shotgun sequence includes the following:
- the IL17F gene encoding interleukin-17F yields MTVLCDTAVVKSLLLLTLGLTLLGEGEARKPPKSGDPGLCPPLEDHTVRVDIRIRRQSQGSLLSHNLQNRSISPWDYNITRDPNRFPSEIAEAQCRHTGCINAQGEEDWSLNSVPIQQELLVLRREPQGCPGLFRLEKVLVTVGCTCVTPVVRHVGDSRVADQLS; encoded by the exons ATGACTGTCCTGTGTGACACGGCCGTG GTCAAGTCCCTGCTGCTGTTGACATTGGGACTCaccctcctgggggagggggaagctcGGAAACCCCCCAAATCTGGGGATCCtggcctctgccctcctctgGAAGACCACACTGTGAGGGTTGACATCCGCATCCGCAGGCAgagccagggaagtctcctctcaCACAACTTGCAGAACCGCTCCATCTCCCCCTGGGATTACAA CATCACCCGGGACCCCAACCGGTTCCCCTCAGAGATCGCGGAGGCCCAGTGCAGACACACTGGCTGCATCAACGCCCAGGGGGAGGAAGACTGGTCCCTGAACTCCGTCCCCATCCAGCAGGAGCTCCTGGTCCTGCGGAGGGAGCCCCAGGGCTGTCCTGGCTTGTTCCGGCTGGAAAAGGTGCTGGTGACTGTGGGCTGCACCTGCGTCACCCCCGTGGTCCGCCACGTGGGTGACTCGAGGGTGGCAGATCAGCTCAGCTGA